The window CTCCAACTACAGAAAGAGCTCCACTTACCAACATAAAAACTTCACAGCCTTTGGAAATTGTATGTGTGGACTACTTAAAACTAGAGAAATCAAAAGGAGGATATGAAAATGTGTTGGTCATCACTGATCACTTCACTCGTTATGCTCAGGCTATAGCTACGAGAAATCAAACTGCCAAAACTACAGCCGAGGCATTGTTTAACCATTTCATAGTCCACTATGGAATACCTTTGCGGCTTCATAGTGATCAGGGTGCCAATTTTGAATCTAAGATTATACAGGAACTCTGTCATATATTGGGCATTAACAAGTCTAGAACAACGCCATACCATCCAATGGGAAATGGATTGACAGAACGCTTTAATCGAACTTTGATAAAGATGTTTGGAACTCTTGAGAATTCGCAAAAACAGGACTGGAAATCACATATTTCAAGTTAAGTCCATGCATATAATTCTATGAAGCAAGAGACAACAGGTCAATCACCTTTCTTTCTAATGTTTGGCAGAGAAGCGAGACTTCCAATAGATTTACTATTCAGAACAGAAGAACAAAATCAACCAGAAAATCTCAACGcttatataaaatctttaaaatctaaattagAACAATCGTACAATTTGGCAAAGAAATCTATCAAAATTTCTCAGGAAAAGCAGAAGAAAAACTATGATATCAAAATAAGAGGTACTGTTATTCAACCCGGGGATAAAGTACTGGTGAAGATAGTTGCTTTCGATGGCCCGCATAAGTTGTCAGACAAAAGGGAAGAAGACCCATACATTGTAATTAGTCAACCTAACAAGGACATTCCTGTATACATagttaaaaaggaaaataacttTTCAAAATCAAGAACTTTACATAGAAATTTGCAACTTCCAATTGGACATGTTGATTTACAAGAAGAAAAACCAAAGCCAGCACCAAGGAAATCgatcaaaatgaaaagaagATCTCAATTGAATGCTTCAAAATATGAAGATTCTGCATCAGATACCAACAGTGATGAGATAATGGTGCATGAAGCAGATTCCATTGCACATAGCAACGACGATACTGTTGCTTTGAGAATAGAGAATTCATTGGCCAATGAAGAAGATAACAACAATGAAGAAGATAACAATGATGAAGAAGACAACCATGAAGAAGATAGAACTGCAGAAGATACTCAGATAAaggaagtacatgtagatacatCTACAGATGGTGATGATGCTGAAGATGATACtgaagaagatgatgatgataatgatttGGATAATACCAATTCTAGAGAAAATCCAGCTTACGAACAGCAGACAGAACCATTACCAAGGAGATCTCAGAGAGCAAAGAAAACAACATCATGGATTACAAGTGGCGATTATATAGTAAATCAACAGGTATTAACAAAACAACCAGATTGGAAGATAAGAGCAGACTACCTTCAGACATTAGTCTCTAGTGATGTTTTTAACTCTAAAAATAGCAAAGAACTTATAGAAAAGACTCTACTACAGATCATTTCTGGTAGACATTagtatttacaattttacacGAGATCAGTATTAACCAGTCAGTTCAATCAGCTAAATTAGTGATAAAGTCTATAAAATTACTAGGCGAGATATAGTGcgtttttatagtttttaagatattttatttacagttttcTTGCAGTCATGAA is drawn from Crassostrea angulata isolate pt1a10 chromosome 5, ASM2561291v2, whole genome shotgun sequence and contains these coding sequences:
- the LOC128185515 gene encoding uncharacterized protein LOC128185515, translated to MKRRSQLNASKYEDSASDTNSDEIMVHEADSIAHSNDDTVALRIENSLANEEDNNNEEDNNDEEDNHEEDRTAEDTQIKEVHVDTSTDGDDAEDDTEEDDDDNDLDNTNSRENPAYEQQTEPLPRRSQRAKKTTSWITSGDYIVNQQVLTKQPDWKIRADYLQTLVSSDVFNSKNSKELIEKTLLQIISGRH